In bacterium, the sequence ATGGTTCTCTGCCTTTGGAATTGGGTAGTAGGGATCGTTCTGGCCCTCAACGAATGCCTCGGGAAATTCTGTGGTCACCGAGGTTCCGTAGCATCGCTGACCGGTCATAGTCTTATACTCAGAAATACGGGTAAAGGCGTGCTCATTTGGGTAATTGATGGTGCCCACCGATTGGAATGTCTCAATCTGATGATGTTCATGATGAAACCTCAGACTCCGGTATGGCAAACGACCGAAAGCATATCCGAAGTAATGATCCATTGGACCGGTAAAGATCATCCGATCATACTGCACTTCGCCTTCCAGTTCCTTGAAGTCGGCATTCAACAGCAACTTAATATTCTTGTGTGCTAACATCCTCTCAAACATGGCCGTGTATCCATGTTTCGGCATAGCCTGGTATACATCTTGGAAATATCGATCATCACGACTAACCGAAACAGGAACTCTACCTGTTACCCCAGACCCAAGCTCTTCAGGCCTAAATCCCCATTGCTTCTCTGTGTAACCCTTAAAAACATTCTCATAAATGAAGTCTGCCAGAAAAGTCAGCTCACCCCCTGCCTTTTCTCTGAGTTTAAGAATAGGTACCTTAGATCCAAATCCAAACTGCTCGACTAGTGCTCGTTCCAGTTTCTCTGCGAGGTGTGCAGGGAAGAGTGCCTCGATCGAGTTGAGGTTAAAGGGGATAGGAACCTGCTTCCCATGGATCATTCCAAGCACACGATGGTAGTACAGGTGCCAATCCGTAAATTGCGAGAGGTAATCCCACACTACCTGAGAGTTAGTATGAAAAATATGGGGACCGTAACGGTGCACCAGGACGCCATGCTCATCGTAATGATCGTAAGAATTGCCTCCAATATGATTACGCTTTTCAATGATCAGTACCGACTCATCCAACTGTGAGGCAATACGCTCCGCCATTACGCAGCCCGAGAACCCTGCTCCGACGATCAACCACTTTACTTTCACCCTAGAAAACTCCTCTTAACTTAGGACACCGGCAAGGTTTTTGGCTGCAATCTACGCAGAACGACGATCATGCAGGCAGTAACAAAAAACTCGGCAAGCACAACAGCAATAGCCATGCCGACCTGAGCGAACGCTGGGGCCAAAAAAGCCGCCAAACATAAATTCAACAGGCCAGCCGTTATGATAATGCTATTGAAAACTCGGTCCAATCCCAGAGGTAGCATCCACTGTATCCCAAGCACATTACTTAAAGCGATCAGCGGTGGAAGCAGCGCCAGGATTCTCAACACAGGTACTGCCTCCTGGAATGTCGGACCCAAGAGTATTGACACTAGCCAGGGCGCACCAAAAAAAACTACCAAGCCCAGAAAAACTCCCCCTGCCCCCATCAGTCGAACGCTCAACTTGAACAATGCCTTTGCGTCATCCCGGGATTGGCCCGCAAGTCGGCTAAGACGTGGATAA encodes:
- the glf gene encoding UDP-galactopyranose mutase; protein product: MKVKWLIVGAGFSGCVMAERIASQLDESVLIIEKRNHIGGNSYDHYDEHGVLVHRYGPHIFHTNSQVVWDYLSQFTDWHLYYHRVLGMIHGKQVPIPFNLNSIEALFPAHLAEKLERALVEQFGFGSKVPILKLREKAGGELTFLADFIYENVFKGYTEKQWGFRPEELGSGVTGRVPVSVSRDDRYFQDVYQAMPKHGYTAMFERMLAHKNIKLLLNADFKELEGEVQYDRMIFTGPMDHYFGYAFGRLPYRSLRFHHEHHQIETFQSVGTINYPNEHAFTRISEYKTMTGQRCYGTSVTTEFPEAFVEGQNDPYYPIPKAENHDMYRRYLEEAKQLGDSVIFLGRLADYKYYNMDQAVARALVIFEQRIANRKMAANPQVSTELEMRI